A single genomic interval of Arachis duranensis cultivar V14167 chromosome 7, aradu.V14167.gnm2.J7QH, whole genome shotgun sequence harbors:
- the LOC107458336 gene encoding mitogen-activated protein kinase kinase kinase 18: MASSTSTWVRGKCVGRGAFGTVNVAVTKSDGYVFAVKSVDLLTAPTAQIEALENEIRILRLLPPSPHVITFLGDDVTCERSNGASTFRNLHLEYMPRGTVADLDPADVDERLVRRYASCLVHALRHLHALGVVHCDVKGRNVLVSDDGGAVKLADFGSAAEYSGESCVGSRGSPMWMAPEVVRREYQGPESDVWSLGCTVIEMVTGKPPWEDRGADTLSRIGYSSELPEFPTRLSELGRDFLEKCLRREKSERWSCDQLLQHPFLVDEGSIKVLESSPRCILDWVDSGFDSYEEEGEMNWEGECVSSAKGRIGKLATGIGANWETQGWVVVRALASESDEEATIITEATGNREERVVSEFGNDVARVESGIEVGACGEYSDFCGRTGEKVGRVKWERRKNNKRLVWRRWKLHRQGGGCSNKWENELDKNGIKGIFTIYSLYCKIFNLYYYLIFSVFIINKLCLSSTLNCFTVCDMENSLILI; the protein is encoded by the coding sequence ATGGCTTCTTCAACTTCAACGTGGGTTAGAGGCAAGTGCGTTGGAAGGGGCGCCTTTGGCACCGTTAACGTGGCGGTTACAAAATCAGACGGTTACGTTTTTGCAGTTAAGTCCGTCGATCTTTTAACGGCTCCGACGGCTCAGATTGAAGCTTTGGAGAACGAGATTAGGATCTTGAGGCTCCTACCTCCCAGTCCTCACGTGATCACTTTCCTCGGCGACGATGTCACGTGCGAGAGGAGCAACGGGGCTTCCACGTTCAGAAACCTGCACTTGGAGTACATGCCACGTGGCACCGTCGCTGATTTGGACCCTGCTGACGTGGACGAACGGTTGGTTCGGCGTTACGCTTCCTGCTTGGTTCACGCGCTGCGCCACCTCCACGCTCTTGGCGTTGTTCACTGCGACGTTAAGGGAAGGAACGTGCTAGTTTCCGACGACGGCGGAGCGGTGAAGCTCGCGGATTTTGGATCCGCTGCGGAATATTCCGGCGAGAGTTGCGTTGGTTCGAGGGGGAGTCCGATGTGGATGGCGCCGGAGGTTGTTCGCCGGGAGTACCAGGGGCCGGAGTCTGACGTGTGGTCGTTGGGTTGCACGGTGATTGAGATGGTCACCGGAAAGCCACCGTGGGAGGATCGCGGCGCTGACACGCTGAGTCGGATCGGATATTCTAGCGAGTTGCCTGAGTTTCCGACTCGGTTATCGGAACTCGGTCGGGACTTCCTAGAGAAGTGTCTGAGAAGGGAGAAGAGTGAGAGGTGGAGCTGCGATCAGCTTCTACAGCATCCATTTTTGGTCGATGAGGGTTCCATTAAGGTTTTGGAATCGTCGCCTCGGTGCATTTTGGACTGGGTTGACTCGGGGTTCGACTCGtacgaagaagaaggagagatgAACTGGGAAGGTGAGTGTGTGAGTTCGGCGAAGGGTAGAATTGGTAAATTGGCTACGGGGATAGGGGCAAACTGGGAAACACAGGGATGGGTAGTGGTGAGAGCATTGGCATCTGAGTCTGACGAAGAAGCAACGATAATAACAGAAGCAACAGGAAACAGAGAAGAACGGGTAGTTTCGGAATTCGGAAATGATGTGGCGAGGGTAGAATCGGGAATTGAGGTTGGGGCATGTGGGGAATATTCGGATTTTTGTGGAAGGACAGGAGAGAAAGTTGGAAGGGTAAAATGGGAAAGGCGAAAGAACAACAAAAGGTTGGTGTGGCGGCGGTGGAAGCTCCACCGGCAGGGTGGTGGTTGTAGCAATAAGTGGGAAAATGAGTTGGATAAGAATGGGATTAAAGGAATATTCACAATTTACAGCTTGtattgtaaaatatttaatttgtattattatctaattttctcagtatttattatcaataaattatgtctttcGAGCACACTTAATTGTTTTACTGTATGCGACATGGAAAATTcgttaatattaatttaa